A genomic window from Aethina tumida isolate Nest 87 chromosome 4, icAetTumi1.1, whole genome shotgun sequence includes:
- the LOC126265404 gene encoding eukaryotic translation initiation factor 4 gamma 3-like — MFSITYAIVCRELALLDVRLADTSSKNPEFVSFRKLLVIRCRTEFETLSVNDNERTLKLNEIEECTLAEEKKNMQLKLKNYDRKVRRKSLGIVRFIGELFKQQMLTANMMIRCLSNFLTYDHEISVECLCTLLRTVGKKLESKSVNLDHIFKAVSEIVEGKHQKVSNRLRFMLQDVIDLRCSNWISGRQSEEDHTRVELYIKLRAILNRLTLNFICYF, encoded by the exons ATGTTCTCAATTACGTACGCTATTGTTTGCAGAGAACTGGCCTTGCTGGATGTGCGTTTGGCAGATACCTCTTCAAAGAATCCAGAATTCGTGTCTTTCCGCAAGCTACTCGTTATCCGTTGTAGAACTGAATTTGAAACACTCTCTGTTAATGACAACGAACGTACccttaaattgaatgaaattgaaGAGTGTACACTTGCTGAAGAGAAAAAGAATATGcagttaaaactaaaaaattatgacagAAAAGTTAGAAGGAAAAGTCTAGGCATTGTCCGATTCATTG GTGAACTATTCAAACAACAAATGCTAACAGCTAATATGATGATACGGTGTTTATCGAATTTCCTCACTTATGATCATGAAATTAGCGTAGAATGTCTGTGTACGTTGCTAAGAACCGTCGGTAAAAAACTCGAGTCTAAATCCGTTAATTTGGATCATATATTCAAGGCTGTGAGTGAAATCGTGGAGGGAAAACATCAAAAAGTAAGCAATCGACTCAGATTTATGTTGCAAGATGTGATAGATCTGAGATGTTCAAATTGGATATCTGGGCGGCAGTCGGAAGAAGATCACACGAGAGtagaattatatataaaacttagAGCCATTCTAAACAGActcacattaaattttatttgttatttctaG
- the LOC109594009 gene encoding vitamin K-dependent gamma-carboxylase isoform X1, producing the protein MGDTKVMNVEKKNEPIKMHLKRIVSKYFEYVEVIRRCSFDDLVKYMYRPKDPSSLGIIRFLFGLLMTFDIIEERGGSIIDIRWGDPKDCHFPLFPALKSLQYPYMTFIYGIMWLGAFGVMVGFKFRLSMMTFAVPYWFLLMLDKSFWNNHSYLFGVVSILLTGSCANHYWSLDSLNDPSKNNTHIPYWNYFILKFQFFMLYFLAGLKKTDFEWLEGYSMTNLGSHWVFIPFQYILSLDQIDYLIVHWFGFLLDLTIGFWMLVDSTRPIAMIFCSLFHLMNSRLFSIGMFPYVCLATMPLFCKETWPKNILKVFCNVEEAKPSNKCIYTEREQSKYKNINLPKNITWKHRLVVALLLSHCGLQTFMPYSHFITKGYNNWTNGLYGYSWDMMVHSWNTILIVVKVVDNNTGREQFIDSKAWTHNDRWNKHADMCMQYAQCIKDNLINDFKDKHEKSVSQSIQPETNINFITSENISIYIDVWCSMNGRFQQRMYDPNYDLLKANWSPFKPVEWLLPVLSELNDFRELIKDITQEVYSWSNQSEVLFIADFPGMYLENFINSDVRNVSLTVLEGDVVFEMDDPDTLQSTGIKLHKGDKIPIAIGYFHKIHTIGSKPSCYMYTYAKESQDIEPMENRQQMYSPFPMIEDVQNRLEALKSMFSQIYNSIMHLMFNKPLYRRSRLNDYE; encoded by the exons ATGGGCGACACCAAAGTAATGAACGtagaaaagaaaaatgaacCAATAAAAATGCATCTAAAACGGattgtaagtaaatattttgagtatGTGGAGGTAATCAGGAGGTGCAGTTTTGATGATTTAGTGAAATACATGTATCGACCAAAAGATCCGTCTAGTTTAGGCATTATCAGATTCTTATTTG GTTTGTTGATGACATTTGACATAATTGAGGAAAGAGGTGGTTCTATCATAGATATAAGATGGGGAGATCCGAAAGACTGCCACTTTCCATTGTTTCCAGCTTTGAAATCATTGCAGTATCCTTACatgacatttatttatggCATTATGTGGCTAG GAGCTTTTGGCGTGATggtaggatttaaatttagattaagtATGATGACTTTTGCTGTACCTTATTGGTTTCTCCTTATGTTGGATAAATCATTTTGGAACAATCACAGTTATTTATTTGGTGTGGTCAGCATATTACTAACAGGTTCCTGTGCCAATCATTACTG GTCTTTGGATTCGTTAAATGATCCCTCCAAAAACAATACTCATATTCcatattggaattattttattttgaagtttcaattttttatgttgtacTTCTTGGCAGGATTAAAAAAGACTGATTTTGAATGGCTCGAAGGTTACTCCATGACTAATTTAGGTTCTCATTGGGTTTTTATTCCATTTCA gtatatattatcattagatcaaatagattatttaatagttcatTGGTTTGGATTTCTTTTGGACTTGACTATTGGTTTTTGGATGCTTGTTGATAGTACCAGACCAATAGCAATGATCTTCTGTTCACTATTTCATTTGATGAATTCAAGACTCTTTAGTATTG gTATGTTTCCGTATGTATGTTTAGCAACAATGCCATTATTTTGTAAAGAGACATggcctaaaaatattttgaaagtatTTTGTAATGTAGAAGAAGCGAAACCatctaataaatgtatttacacCGAACGTgaacaatcaaaatataaaaacataaatctaCCAAAGAACATTACCTGGAAACATAGGTTGGTGGTGGCATTGCTGCTAAGCCACTGTGGTCTACAAACATTTATGCCATATTCTCATTTTATAACAAAG gGCTATAACAACTGGACAAATGGTCTTTACGGGTATTCGTGGGATATGATGGTACATTCATGGAATACAATACTCATAGTAGTAAAAGTGGTGGATAATAATACTGGAAGGGAACAATTTATTGACTCGAAAGCCTGGACTCACAACGATAGATGGAACAAACATGCAGACATGTGCATGCAATATGCACAAtgtattaaagataatttaatcaatgatTTTAAAG ATAAACATGAAAAATCAGTGTCTCAGTCAATACAGCcggaaacaaatataaatttcattacttcagaaaatatttctatatacatAGATGTGTGGTGTTCAATGAATGGCCGTTTCCAACAAAGAATGTACGACCCAAACTACGATCTCCTAAAGGCAAACTGGTCACCGTTTAAACCTGTCGAATGGCTTTTGCCTGTTTTGTCTGAGTTGAATGATTTTAGGGAACTTATAAAGGATATCACTCAAGAAGTGTATTCGTGGTCCAATCAAAGCGAAGTGCTTTTCATTGCTGATTTCCCTG gaaTGTACTTGGAAAACTTCATCAATTCTGATGTTAGAAACGTGTCACTCACGGTTCTTGAGGGTGATGTAGTTTTTGAAATGGACGATCCTGATACGTTACAATCAACTGGCATAAAACTTCACAAAGGTGATAAAATACCCATAGCAATTGGATATTTCCATAAGATTCATACGATCGGATCGAAACCTTCGTGTTATATGTATACCTATGCAAAAGAGTCGCAAGATATTGAACCAATGGAGAACAGACAACAGATGTATTCTCCTTTTCCTATGATTGAAGATGTTCAAAACCGACTAGAAGCATTAAAAAGTATGTTcagtcaaatttataattctattatgcatttgatgtttaataaacccCTGTACCGTAGATCAAGATTAAAcgattatgaataa
- the LOC109594009 gene encoding vitamin K-dependent gamma-carboxylase isoform X2, translating to MYRPKDPSSLGIIRFLFGLLMTFDIIEERGGSIIDIRWGDPKDCHFPLFPALKSLQYPYMTFIYGIMWLGAFGVMVGFKFRLSMMTFAVPYWFLLMLDKSFWNNHSYLFGVVSILLTGSCANHYWSLDSLNDPSKNNTHIPYWNYFILKFQFFMLYFLAGLKKTDFEWLEGYSMTNLGSHWVFIPFQYILSLDQIDYLIVHWFGFLLDLTIGFWMLVDSTRPIAMIFCSLFHLMNSRLFSIGMFPYVCLATMPLFCKETWPKNILKVFCNVEEAKPSNKCIYTEREQSKYKNINLPKNITWKHRLVVALLLSHCGLQTFMPYSHFITKGYNNWTNGLYGYSWDMMVHSWNTILIVVKVVDNNTGREQFIDSKAWTHNDRWNKHADMCMQYAQCIKDNLINDFKDKHEKSVSQSIQPETNINFITSENISIYIDVWCSMNGRFQQRMYDPNYDLLKANWSPFKPVEWLLPVLSELNDFRELIKDITQEVYSWSNQSEVLFIADFPGMYLENFINSDVRNVSLTVLEGDVVFEMDDPDTLQSTGIKLHKGDKIPIAIGYFHKIHTIGSKPSCYMYTYAKESQDIEPMENRQQMYSPFPMIEDVQNRLEALKSMFSQIYNSIMHLMFNKPLYRRSRLNDYE from the exons ATGTATCGACCAAAAGATCCGTCTAGTTTAGGCATTATCAGATTCTTATTTG GTTTGTTGATGACATTTGACATAATTGAGGAAAGAGGTGGTTCTATCATAGATATAAGATGGGGAGATCCGAAAGACTGCCACTTTCCATTGTTTCCAGCTTTGAAATCATTGCAGTATCCTTACatgacatttatttatggCATTATGTGGCTAG GAGCTTTTGGCGTGATggtaggatttaaatttagattaagtATGATGACTTTTGCTGTACCTTATTGGTTTCTCCTTATGTTGGATAAATCATTTTGGAACAATCACAGTTATTTATTTGGTGTGGTCAGCATATTACTAACAGGTTCCTGTGCCAATCATTACTG GTCTTTGGATTCGTTAAATGATCCCTCCAAAAACAATACTCATATTCcatattggaattattttattttgaagtttcaattttttatgttgtacTTCTTGGCAGGATTAAAAAAGACTGATTTTGAATGGCTCGAAGGTTACTCCATGACTAATTTAGGTTCTCATTGGGTTTTTATTCCATTTCA gtatatattatcattagatcaaatagattatttaatagttcatTGGTTTGGATTTCTTTTGGACTTGACTATTGGTTTTTGGATGCTTGTTGATAGTACCAGACCAATAGCAATGATCTTCTGTTCACTATTTCATTTGATGAATTCAAGACTCTTTAGTATTG gTATGTTTCCGTATGTATGTTTAGCAACAATGCCATTATTTTGTAAAGAGACATggcctaaaaatattttgaaagtatTTTGTAATGTAGAAGAAGCGAAACCatctaataaatgtatttacacCGAACGTgaacaatcaaaatataaaaacataaatctaCCAAAGAACATTACCTGGAAACATAGGTTGGTGGTGGCATTGCTGCTAAGCCACTGTGGTCTACAAACATTTATGCCATATTCTCATTTTATAACAAAG gGCTATAACAACTGGACAAATGGTCTTTACGGGTATTCGTGGGATATGATGGTACATTCATGGAATACAATACTCATAGTAGTAAAAGTGGTGGATAATAATACTGGAAGGGAACAATTTATTGACTCGAAAGCCTGGACTCACAACGATAGATGGAACAAACATGCAGACATGTGCATGCAATATGCACAAtgtattaaagataatttaatcaatgatTTTAAAG ATAAACATGAAAAATCAGTGTCTCAGTCAATACAGCcggaaacaaatataaatttcattacttcagaaaatatttctatatacatAGATGTGTGGTGTTCAATGAATGGCCGTTTCCAACAAAGAATGTACGACCCAAACTACGATCTCCTAAAGGCAAACTGGTCACCGTTTAAACCTGTCGAATGGCTTTTGCCTGTTTTGTCTGAGTTGAATGATTTTAGGGAACTTATAAAGGATATCACTCAAGAAGTGTATTCGTGGTCCAATCAAAGCGAAGTGCTTTTCATTGCTGATTTCCCTG gaaTGTACTTGGAAAACTTCATCAATTCTGATGTTAGAAACGTGTCACTCACGGTTCTTGAGGGTGATGTAGTTTTTGAAATGGACGATCCTGATACGTTACAATCAACTGGCATAAAACTTCACAAAGGTGATAAAATACCCATAGCAATTGGATATTTCCATAAGATTCATACGATCGGATCGAAACCTTCGTGTTATATGTATACCTATGCAAAAGAGTCGCAAGATATTGAACCAATGGAGAACAGACAACAGATGTATTCTCCTTTTCCTATGATTGAAGATGTTCAAAACCGACTAGAAGCATTAAAAAGTATGTTcagtcaaatttataattctattatgcatttgatgtttaataaacccCTGTACCGTAGATCAAGATTAAAcgattatgaataa